One segment of Sphingobacteriales bacterium DNA contains the following:
- a CDS encoding ComF family protein yields MKLIAHHLLEDMLSWAYPRVCAACSTRLQGEEDLLCLHCRYGLPRTEFEQHAADNPMFRLLAGRIHYLQAAAAYYYFAKGSKVQHLVHQLKYGGVADIGLQLGAALGKSIAPYPAFAAADALLPVPLHPAKLRRRGYNQAQILAEGIAQVLHIPVDTAFLQRAFFTNTQTHKDKIERWQNVGEVFTAQQTQNNFKHIILVDDVLTTGSTLEACAAALQSKYPQLRISVCTLAIATA; encoded by the coding sequence ATGAAATTGATTGCGCATCATTTGCTTGAAGATATGCTGTCGTGGGCATACCCGCGTGTGTGTGCCGCCTGCTCCACGCGCTTGCAAGGCGAAGAAGATTTGCTGTGTCTCCACTGCCGCTACGGATTGCCGCGTACCGAATTTGAGCAGCACGCCGCCGACAATCCGATGTTTCGGCTTTTGGCGGGGCGTATTCACTATTTGCAAGCCGCCGCCGCTTATTACTACTTCGCCAAAGGCTCTAAAGTACAACATTTAGTGCATCAGCTCAAATATGGCGGTGTTGCCGACATTGGTTTGCAATTGGGGGCGGCTCTCGGAAAAAGTATTGCTCCGTATCCCGCGTTTGCCGCCGCCGATGCCCTGCTGCCCGTGCCGCTGCACCCTGCCAAGTTGAGGCGGCGCGGCTACAATCAGGCACAAATCCTCGCCGAAGGCATAGCGCAGGTGCTGCATATTCCTGTAGATACTGCCTTTTTGCAACGCGCTTTTTTTACCAATACCCAAACCCACAAAGACAAAATAGAACGCTGGCAAAATGTGGGCGAAGTATTTACTGCACAGCAAACACAAAACAACTTCAAACACATCATACTCGTGGACGATGTGCTCACCACCGGCTCTACGCTCGAAGCCTGCGCCGCCGCCCTGCAAAGCAAATACCCCCAACTGCGCATCAGCGTATGTACTTTGGCAATAGCAACTGCTTAA
- a CDS encoding TonB-dependent receptor: MIGSLGLMAQKYGDVRGFVYDAESGEPMMFTPVLLEGTAFGGSTDVNGFYSINKVPVGAYNLLSSSVGYDTTRIAIQVEAGQMVNQKLQLQKKSVELGSVEISSKREEARTEVRTSMVKITPKQINRIPAIGGEPDLAQYLQVLPGVTFTGDQGGQLYIRGGAPIQTRVLLDGLTVYNPFHSIGLFSVFDTDIIRNVEVYTGGFNAYYGGRVSAVVDVVSKDGNKKEHRGKVSVGPFLAKAQLEGPLMRAKDGGSAITYILSYKNSYLDKTSPKLYPYVNEKQNAQITSLPYRFDDIFAKITVSADNGSKVSLFGFNFNDAVDYNNSAFFNWNSYGAGGNFVIVPGQTKTIIGGKLAYSKYNIELQEEGSDKPRNSSIGGFDFKLDNKYFLPKGMLQYGFDLSGFSTEYYFYNSLGIKNEQNQNTTEIGAFFVYRTTAGRWIIEPSVRFTYYASLTNGQIEPRLGLKYNASERLRFKFAAGRYTQNFISTKSDRDVVNLFTGFLSAPEEGITDRNGNDASSSLQTAFHYIGGVEIDVNKYFELNIEPYYKDFTQLVNINRAKLFNSDPDFIVETGNAYGIDFLGKFEKNRWYLWLTYSLGYIKRQDGDLNYYPHFDRRHNANVVSSYTMGRRKDWELSARWNLGSGFPFTKTQGFYEEVDFSDGISTDYISQNGNVGIIYEDKLNAGRLPYYHRLDLALKKRFNLSERSILEATFSLTNTYNRDNIFYVNRLTLEKIYQLPILPALNVAWSF, encoded by the coding sequence TTGATAGGTAGCCTCGGTTTGATGGCACAGAAATACGGTGATGTGCGAGGCTTTGTGTACGATGCCGAAAGCGGTGAACCGATGATGTTTACGCCCGTATTGCTGGAAGGTACTGCTTTTGGCGGCAGCACCGATGTCAATGGTTTTTACTCCATCAATAAAGTTCCGGTGGGAGCGTACAACTTGTTGAGCAGCTCGGTGGGCTACGACACCACCCGCATCGCTATTCAGGTAGAAGCTGGACAAATGGTGAATCAAAAATTGCAGTTGCAAAAAAAGTCGGTGGAACTCGGCTCGGTGGAAATTTCCTCCAAACGCGAAGAAGCGCGTACCGAAGTGCGTACTTCTATGGTAAAAATTACCCCGAAACAAATCAACCGTATTCCTGCCATCGGCGGCGAACCCGATTTGGCGCAATACCTCCAAGTATTACCCGGCGTTACTTTTACCGGCGACCAGGGCGGTCAGTTGTATATTCGCGGCGGCGCACCCATTCAGACGCGGGTGCTGCTGGACGGACTTACGGTGTATAATCCTTTTCATTCCATCGGTTTGTTTTCTGTTTTTGATACAGATATTATCCGCAATGTAGAAGTTTATACGGGTGGTTTCAATGCCTACTACGGCGGGCGTGTGAGTGCGGTGGTAGATGTGGTGAGCAAAGACGGCAACAAAAAAGAGCATCGCGGTAAAGTGAGCGTAGGTCCTTTTTTGGCAAAAGCACAATTGGAGGGTCCTCTGATGCGTGCCAAAGACGGCGGCTCTGCCATCACCTATATATTATCTTACAAAAATTCGTATTTGGACAAAACCTCTCCCAAACTGTACCCTTATGTAAATGAAAAGCAAAACGCACAAATTACGAGTTTGCCGTATCGTTTTGATGATATATTTGCCAAAATTACCGTAAGTGCCGACAACGGCAGCAAAGTGAGTTTGTTTGGTTTTAATTTTAATGATGCCGTTGATTACAACAACTCTGCATTTTTCAACTGGAACTCCTATGGCGCAGGCGGCAATTTTGTGATTGTTCCCGGACAAACTAAAACCATCATTGGCGGCAAACTGGCATATTCCAAATACAACATTGAGTTACAGGAAGAAGGATCCGATAAACCGCGCAACAGCAGCATCGGCGGTTTTGATTTTAAATTGGACAACAAATATTTTTTGCCCAAAGGAATGTTGCAATATGGCTTTGATTTGAGTGGTTTCAGTACGGAATATTATTTTTACAACAGTTTGGGTATCAAAAACGAACAAAATCAGAACACCACCGAAATAGGTGCGTTTTTCGTGTATCGCACCACCGCCGGACGCTGGATTATAGAGCCGAGTGTGCGCTTCACCTATTATGCCTCTTTGACCAACGGACAAATAGAGCCGCGCCTGGGCTTGAAATACAACGCTTCGGAGAGATTGCGTTTTAAATTTGCTGCCGGACGCTACACACAAAATTTCATCAGCACCAAATCCGACCGCGATGTAGTGAACCTCTTCACCGGATTTTTATCGGCTCCCGAAGAAGGTATCACCGACCGCAACGGCAACGATGCTTCTTCCAGCCTGCAAACTGCTTTTCATTATATCGGCGGCGTAGAAATTGATGTAAATAAGTATTTTGAACTCAACATTGAACCCTACTACAAGGATTTTACACAATTGGTCAATATCAACCGCGCCAAATTATTCAATTCCGACCCCGACTTTATTGTAGAAACAGGCAATGCCTATGGTATTGATTTTTTGGGTAAATTTGAAAAAAACCGCTGGTATTTGTGGCTCACTTATTCTTTGGGTTACATCAAGCGGCAAGACGGCGACCTGAATTATTATCCGCACTTCGACCGCCGCCACAATGCCAACGTAGTGAGTTCCTACACAATGGGACGGCGCAAAGACTGGGAACTGAGCGCGCGTTGGAATTTGGGTAGTGGTTTTCCGTTTACCAAAACGCAGGGCTTTTATGAAGAGGTGGATTTTTCGGACGGTATCAGCACCGATTATATTTCGCAAAACGGCAACGTGGGCATTATTTACGAAGACAAACTCAACGCCGGACGCTTGCCCTACTATCACCGCTTAGATTTGGCACTGAAAAAACGCTTCAATTTGAGCGAGCGTTCTATATTAGAGGCTACTTTCAGCCTCACCAATACCTACAACCGCGACAATATTTTTTATGTCAATCGCCTTACTTTAGAAAAAATATACCAATTGCCCATTTTGCCCGCGCTCAATGTGGCGTGGAGTTTTTAG
- a CDS encoding IS1 family transposase translates to MSEILVQVVCPHCEDTNVKKNGKKANGTQNFYCYKCKKQFQFAYKYKGADPRIKRQVRCMTFNGSGIRDIQRVCGISIAGILLILRKWFRQIQEPIVQGHFKKVQIDEMWTFVKHRKQGKRWLWYAYDADSGQILAFYIGKRNNSACKALMRKLAHLQIDSYRTDDWKSYKKYIAPQKHIIAKAKTTHIERRNRDFRTHLKRLCRQTVCFSKKDDMHYGIIKTYIFLRNKFRTPLNIQHTF, encoded by the coding sequence ATGTCTGAAATACTGGTTCAAGTGGTTTGCCCTCATTGTGAGGATACAAATGTAAAAAAAAATGGCAAAAAAGCCAATGGTACTCAAAATTTCTATTGTTATAAGTGCAAAAAACAATTTCAATTTGCCTACAAATACAAAGGAGCAGATCCTCGTATTAAACGGCAGGTTCGCTGTATGACCTTCAATGGCAGTGGTATCAGAGATATTCAAAGGGTCTGTGGAATAAGCATCGCGGGCATCTTATTGATCTTGCGCAAGTGGTTCAGACAAATACAAGAGCCTATTGTTCAAGGACATTTTAAGAAGGTCCAAATTGATGAAATGTGGACTTTTGTCAAACATCGCAAACAAGGCAAACGCTGGCTTTGGTATGCTTATGACGCAGATTCTGGTCAAATTTTAGCTTTTTACATCGGAAAACGCAATAATTCGGCTTGCAAAGCTCTGATGAGAAAACTCGCTCATTTACAAATTGATTCCTACCGAACCGATGATTGGAAGTCTTATAAAAAGTACATTGCTCCTCAAAAGCATATTATCGCAAAGGCTAAAACTACCCATATTGAAAGGCGAAACCGAGATTTCAGAACACATTTAAAAAGGCTCTGTCGCCAAACCGTTTGTTTTTCTAAGAAAGATGATATGCACTACGGTATCATTAAAACTTATATCTTTCTTAGAAACAAGTTCCGTACCCCTCTTAATATTCAGCATACATTTTAA
- a CDS encoding acyltransferase, which translates to MKKLHFHSFDALRFFAFLKVYFLHVPLQGSFPVFSYLKKGGGIGVSFFFVLSGFLISYLLLFEKQRQANISVKKFLLRRAFRIFPLFYAVLVLVYLLPYEWKAYYGLHMIGGGYEADGRFSFTFTENYKMLAEDNFPKTTPLSVFWSLCIEEHFYIVWVLLMSLLPLRYLLYFFVACFPLAWAARYAEPFFWHNTNITQNDLFTNIDYFAAGGLLAYIVVTNYEGLFRRIQALTLRGQWAIIAALLLLIIFQNDVLPNTTRYNFYIVRPSCIGLFFALCLGLFIPHTTPLRIKSRLLHYLGSISYGLYVFHILFIHLAFQYCIRHQILLDNTLHVSIFIVVTLLLSLATAAVSYRFLEQPFLPLRERWG; encoded by the coding sequence ATGAAAAAACTGCATTTTCATTCTTTTGATGCCCTGCGTTTTTTTGCTTTTCTGAAAGTATATTTTTTGCATGTGCCCCTGCAAGGCAGTTTTCCGGTGTTTTCTTATCTCAAAAAAGGCGGCGGCATCGGTGTTTCTTTCTTTTTTGTGCTGAGTGGCTTTTTGATTTCATATTTGTTGTTGTTTGAAAAGCAGCGTCAAGCCAATATTTCGGTAAAAAAATTTCTGCTGCGGCGTGCTTTCAGGATATTTCCTTTGTTTTATGCGGTGCTTGTGTTGGTGTATTTGCTACCCTACGAATGGAAAGCCTACTACGGCTTGCACATGATTGGCGGCGGCTACGAGGCAGACGGGCGTTTTTCTTTTACTTTCACCGAAAACTATAAAATGCTCGCCGAAGATAATTTTCCCAAAACAACGCCGCTTTCGGTATTCTGGTCTTTGTGTATTGAGGAGCATTTTTATATCGTGTGGGTGTTGCTGATGTCGCTGTTGCCACTGCGCTATTTGTTGTATTTTTTTGTAGCGTGCTTCCCTTTGGCGTGGGCAGCCCGCTACGCCGAGCCTTTTTTTTGGCACAACACCAACATTACCCAAAACGACTTATTCACGAACATAGATTATTTTGCCGCCGGCGGACTGTTGGCGTATATCGTAGTTACGAACTACGAAGGTCTTTTTCGGCGCATACAAGCTCTGACGCTACGCGGGCAGTGGGCAATTATAGCGGCATTGCTGCTGCTGATAATTTTTCAAAATGATGTGTTGCCCAATACCACGCGCTACAATTTTTATATCGTGCGTCCTTCGTGTATCGGGCTTTTTTTCGCGCTGTGCCTTGGTTTATTCATTCCGCACACCACGCCTTTGCGCATCAAAAGTCGCCTTTTACATTATTTAGGCAGCATCAGCTATGGCTTGTATGTGTTTCATATTCTTTTTATACACCTCGCTTTTCAGTATTGTATCCGCCATCAGATTTTGTTGGACAATACGCTGCATGTGAGCATTTTTATCGTTGTTACGCTCTTGTTGTCGCTGGCAACGGCGGCGGTATCGTACCGTTTTTTGGAGCAGCCCTTTTTGCCCTTGCGGGAACGGTGGGGTTGA
- a CDS encoding GIY-YIG nuclease family protein, which yields MAEELNFQSRRYLYLIKESVGVSMRVLLLLLLIETAYLAYLLSEEIYIMFIAPAAAIVLWWFSTWVYGIYKIGITNNLEQRLTAINNGNVRRVYYVFVKKIDRAGEVEQKIHDHFDAQRRNGEWFVLWFWEVAWLWLRYFRVWKHQK from the coding sequence TTGGCAGAAGAATTAAATTTTCAATCGCGGCGTTATCTATATCTTATCAAAGAGTCGGTGGGCGTGAGTATGCGGGTGCTGCTACTGCTGCTGCTCATTGAAACCGCCTACCTCGCTTATTTGTTGAGCGAAGAAATTTATATTATGTTCATCGCTCCGGCGGCGGCTATTGTGTTGTGGTGGTTTTCAACGTGGGTGTATGGCATTTATAAAATCGGCATCACCAACAATCTGGAACAACGCCTCACCGCTATCAATAATGGCAATGTGCGGCGCGTATATTATGTATTTGTGAAAAAAATAGACCGCGCCGGCGAAGTAGAACAAAAAATTCACGACCACTTCGATGCTCAACGCCGCAATGGGGAATGGTTTGTTTTATGGTTTTGGGAGGTGGCGTGGTTGTGGTTGCGCTATTTCAGAGTATGGAAACATCAAAAATAG
- a CDS encoding leucine-rich repeat domain-containing protein has product METSKIEGSLWQLIAPDTLRRGRKSISLGATMAQTEAFFGAKTRSDAAAPQSALLSFEQGLIECFFHRQSQRLIAMRLCAPLPLRAVGWQVFKQQTQRVKTHLREVWGNIQYVETEGEKKCTAIVLGSPTYQEQQRLQRRQWLHDTPENRLAAALATPLETTHLNLNYGALNTLPTALAQCVYLRSLHLSGNAIDYLPPVFQQLQKLETLHISRNPLHEIPLWIKELPQLKELHIDFITPNDLQKSFELLQKMPTLQYLSWRGLPYRFFPFFLLGLPHLKKLDIGASPAEQYAEDLKCLLPQTEILV; this is encoded by the coding sequence ATGGAAACATCAAAAATAGAGGGTAGCCTGTGGCAACTGATTGCACCCGACACGCTGCGGCGCGGGCGCAAAAGTATTTCGCTCGGTGCTACGATGGCGCAAACGGAGGCTTTTTTCGGAGCAAAAACGAGGAGCGATGCTGCTGCGCCGCAATCCGCCCTACTTTCTTTTGAGCAAGGACTGATTGAGTGCTTTTTTCATCGGCAATCGCAACGGTTGATAGCGATGCGCTTGTGTGCGCCTTTGCCTTTGCGAGCGGTAGGGTGGCAGGTTTTTAAGCAACAAACACAGCGTGTGAAAACGCATTTACGGGAAGTTTGGGGCAATATACAATATGTAGAAACAGAAGGAGAAAAAAAATGTACGGCTATTGTGCTCGGCAGCCCGACATATCAGGAGCAACAACGCCTCCAACGCCGACAATGGCTGCACGATACCCCCGAAAACCGCTTGGCGGCTGCACTCGCCACGCCTTTGGAAACAACACATTTAAACCTCAATTATGGCGCACTCAATACCCTGCCCACCGCTTTGGCTCAATGTGTGTATTTGCGCTCACTCCACCTCAGCGGCAACGCAATTGATTATCTGCCACCCGTTTTTCAGCAGCTTCAAAAATTGGAAACTTTACATATCAGCCGCAACCCTTTGCACGAAATTCCTCTGTGGATAAAAGAATTGCCGCAATTAAAGGAATTACATATAGATTTTATAACGCCAAATGACCTTCAAAAGTCTTTTGAGTTGCTGCAAAAAATGCCTACTTTGCAATATCTGTCGTGGCGGGGGCTGCCGTATCGGTTTTTTCCGTTTTTTTTGTTGGGGTTGCCGCATTTGAAAAAATTAGACATCGGCGCATCGCCTGCGGAGCAATACGCCGAAGACCTGAAATGTTTGTTGCCACAAACAGAGATTTTGGTATAA